CTCACCTTCGCCGGCAGCGTACTGGTGATCTCGCACGACCGTTGGTTCCTAGACCGCATCGCGACGCATATTCTCGCTTTTGAAGATGACGGCGAGGTGGTTTATCACGAAGGAAACTGGCAAGACTACGCAGCCGACCATAAGGCACGCAAAGGTGCAGACGCGGGAATTAATGCCCGCGCCAAGCACCGCAAACTGGCCAGTTAAACCAGCCTGGGTGACGGCTCCAGTGTTTACTGGAGCTGTCACTGCGGCAGGCCCGAGCTCCCCCGACCTCGCGCTCGCTAATTCTCTGGACTAAGACAGCTTGGGCAAGAGGTGATCGATGAGCAAGGCGTGATCTTCAAACATGTGCTCGGGGTTAAGCGCGTTCACCGGCCACCACCGCGCATCGGCAGCGTCATCCGCGCCGCAGAGTCGCGGCGGCGGCTCATCGTCATCTAAACGATACGCAAATACATGGGTCACAAATCGCCCGCGATCGGAACGATCAGGATGGTCGCCGACGAAGTGCTCCAGCGGATGCAAGTGAAGGGGTAGCTCTAGGCCGGTCTCCTCGCGCAGCTCTCTACGGCAGCCGGCCTCCAAGCGCTCCGCAGGATCTAAAAACCCACCTGGCAGCGCCCAGAGACCGAGGCCAGGACGCTGTCCGCGTTGAATTAACAGTACCTGGTCGCGCCAGAGCACCAAGGCGTCCAAGGTAATAAAGGTGGGTGGATAGGGGCTAGCGGACCAAGAACGCTGAAAACTCCGAATACTCGCTGCCTCAGCTAAGAGTTCCGCGAAATCAGCCTCTGCAACGAAATGCTCCAACCAATTCCCGACTCCGGTTGGCAGCTGTCCGAGTTGACACTGTTTGTGCAGGATGGCTTTCGCCTCTGCGCTCCCTGCGCAGTCCAATAATGCTTCGCGCAGGGGGGT
This genomic stretch from Oceanococcus sp. HetDA_MAG_MS8 harbors:
- a CDS encoding NUDIX domain-containing protein, with protein sequence MTTKAKCWGVLIGRFQPFHCGHQALLKRMLAEVDDVLVIVGSSFAARRLHNPWSFAERQAMIRAGMDAQCQTRLHISGIPDVYYADGEWVRLVRAAVAEHVPRDASVRLYGHTKDASSYYLDLFPQWDYVELPDFQGLSATPLREALLDCAGSAEAKAILHKQCQLGQLPTGVGNWLEHFVAEADFAELLAEAASIRSFQRSWSASPYPPTFITLDALVLWRDQVLLIQRGQRPGLGLWALPGGFLDPAERLEAGCRRELREETGLELPLHLHPLEHFVGDHPDRSDRGRFVTHVFAYRLDDDEPPPRLCGADDAADARWWPVNALNPEHMFEDHALLIDHLLPKLS